Proteins from one Aspergillus nidulans FGSC A4 chromosome VIII genomic window:
- a CDS encoding eukaryotic translation initiation factor 3 subunit F (transcript_id=CADANIAT00001258): protein MAETDSFLHLSRPLGPVLAGSAPTTAPLNVVIQPQALFSILDHSLRRNADQERVIGTLLGTRSEDGTEVEIRSTFAVGHTETTDQVEVDMEYQKQMLALHLKANPREVLVGWYATSSELNTFSALIQNFYSGQGDGTWPHPAVHLTVSTEPGKDIETRAYISAPVGVTAERAADSAAFIPVPHEIRYGEAEKSGLEAIAAARDSEERSTSLFTDIEALERAIEEVLGMIDRVSRYVESVIDEEAPASTALGQFLLNALALAPKVEPADIERDFNNHIQDVLVVSYLANTIRTQMELSNRLATAQLTLGGESGNAEQGGAQRNQRGKGGRGGQQRNQERGAEEGRA from the exons ATGGCTGAGACAGATTCTTTCCTGCACCTTTCCCGTCCTCTAGGCCCTGTCCTGGCGGGGTCTGCACCCACAACTGCTCCCTTGAACGTTGTCATCCAGCCTCAG GCCCTTTTCTCAATCCTCGACCACTCTCTTCGCCGTAACGCTGATCAGGAACGCGTCATTGGAACTCTTCTGGGAACCCGGTCTGAGGATGGCACCGAGGTGGAAATTCGTAGCACGTTCGCTGTTGGACACACAGAGACGACAGACCAGGTTGAGGTGGACATGGAATAccagaagcagatgcttgcCCTGCATCTCAAGGCGAATCCTAGGGAGGTTCTTGTGGGTTGGTACGCTACCTCGTCCGAGCTGaacaccttctccgccttgaTCCAAAATTTCTACAGCGGCCAGGGCGACGGCACATGGCCTCACCCAGCTGTTCACTTGACTGTCTCTACCGAACCCGGAAAAGATATCGAAACCCGCGCCTATATCTCTGCGCCAGTTGGTGTGACCGCCGAGAGGGCTGCCGACAGTGCTGCCTTTATTCCCGTGCCCCACGAGATTCGGTACGGCGAAGCCGAGAAGAGCGGTTTGGAGGCCATTGCTGCGGCTCGGGATTCAGAGGAGCGTTCCACCTCCCTCTTCACCGATATTGAGGCCCTGGAGCGTGCGATCGAGGAGGTTCTTGGTATGATTGACAGGGTTTCTCGATACGTCGAGTCGGTCATCGATGAGGAGGCTCCCGCCTCTACAGCATTGGGCCAGTTCCTGCTCAATGCTCTTGCCTTGGCTCCCAAGGTTGAGcctgctgatattgagcgTGACTT TAACAACCACATCCAGGACGTCCTGGTGGTTTCGTACCTGGCAAACACCATTCGTACACAGATGGAGCTTTCTAACCGGCTTGCAACTGCTCAACTCACCCTTGGCGGCGAGTCTGGTAACGCAGAGCAAGGTGGTGCCCAGCGTAATCAGCGAGGCAAGGGAGGCCGTGGTGGGCAACAGCGCAACCAAGAGCGGGGTGCTGAGGAAGGTCGCGCATAG